The DNA sequence ATAAAAAGCACTCCAAAGCCGACAATTAATAGTACAGTCGCACTTCCTAAATCTGGTTCTTTTGCTATCAATAAAAAAGGTAAAATAATAAAAAAACTAATTTTTAAAAATTCTTTGAGTCTGTAGCCATTATGTGGTGGTGGATTTTGATAAATTAAATAAGCAAGCATTAGAATAAAACTTGGTTTAAAAATTTCTGAAGGTTGTATTGTAAATTGCGTAAAAGGAATCTCTAGCCATCTTTTTGCCCCTAATTTTTCAACTCCAAAAATATCAACACTTAAAAGTAAAAAAATATTTATAAAATAGGCTATAGGAATAAGCCAAATTAGCTTTCGAATAGGAATAAAGAAAAAAATAAAAAAAGCAAGTGTGCCAACACAAGTATAAACGAATTGTTTTTCTGCTAGTAAAGCATGGGCCTCAAAAATTAAAAAAAAGGAAAGAAGTATAATAGGTGTGAATAATATAGGCTGCATATAATCAAAATGTGTTAATATTCTTCTATCCAGTATAAACAAAATTTGCCTTTTTAAATTATAATATTAAAAATGAGAATTATAAGATAAGATTTTAAATTTAATGAGATAATTTTAGGAAAAATGCAAACTTTTTTAGTAGATGAAAATTTAAGATTGGATATTTTTTTAGCAAAAATATTAAAACAAAGTCGTAATCAAGTAGCATCGCTTATAGAAAAAAAATGCGTTAAAGTTAATGATAAAATTCAAAATAAAAATTCATTTAAATTAAAAATTGGTGATGAAATTTCTGTAGAATTTCCTCCTTTAGAATGTAAAGAAAAATCGTCTTTTGATATTAATTTTGATATAGAAATTTTGTATGAAGATGATGATTTACTTATCTTAAATAAACCTCCAAATTTAGTAGTGCATGGAGCAAATAGCGTTAAAAGTTTGACTTTAGTAGACTGGTTGCTTGCAAAAAATTATACTTTATCTAATTTGGGTGGAGAAATTCGAGCAGGACTTGTTCATAGGCTAGATAAAGATACAAGTGGCGCTATACTTATAGCTAAAAACAATTTTACACATCAAAAACTTAGTGAACAATTAAGCGATAAAACAATGGGAAGAATTTATTTAGCATTAATTGATTTGTCACTAAAAGAAGATAAAATTATAATCGAAAAATCTTTGGCTAGATCTCAAACAAATGCTATCAAAAAAATAGCAGTAAGTGATAAGACCAAAGGGAGTAAATATGCTAAAAGTGCTTTTATTAATTTGATGAGCAATGGGGATATTAATTTAATAGCAGCTAAACTTTTTACAGGTAGAACACATCAAATAAGAGCACATTTAGCAAGCATAAATCGTCATATTTTAGGTGATAAACTGTATGGTTATAGAGGAAAATATGAAGGTAGGGTGATGCTTCATGCTTATTTTTTATATTTTACTCATCCTAAAAAAAAGAAAACTATTTTTATTAAAGCTCCCTTAATGGGAGATTTTAAAGAAATTTTAAAGAATAAATTTATTTTAGGAGAGATTGATGAAAAAATTTCACTTGAGTCTTTGCTTAAGCATTTTAATTCTTTTATTTAACGCTTGTAGTGTTTCACAGGTTTCAAATACTGAATCTAGTAAAGAAGTATTGATTAATGAAAGTTTACCTAAGATGGACAATATTAAAACTCTTAGCGATATGAGTAATATAGCTTTTGAATGGGAACCTTTGTATGATGATAATATACAAGGTTTTTATTTATATCGTTGTAGTGATGAAGATGCTCAATTTAAGCTCATAGCAACTATCAAAGACAAATTTCAAACTCATTATGTAGATACCAATCTTAAGCCTAATACAAAATATTATTATAAAATGAGAAGTTTTGATAATCAAGGACATCCTTCAGAAGATGGAAAAATTTTTGAAGTAAGCACTATGCCAAGACTTGAGGCTATTCCTTATGTTCAAGCTATAACTAATTTACCAAATCGTATTAAATTAATTTGGCGTCCTCATCCTGATTTGAGGGTAAATTCTTATATTATTGAAAGATCAAAAAGCAATGAAGACAATTTTAAAAAAATAGCCGAGGTTCAAAATCGTTTAAGTGCAGAGTACATAGATAAAGATCTAAAACCAAATGAAAATTTTAATTATCAAATTATTGCTGTAAGTTTTGATGGAATTAAAAGCGAACCAAGTCAAGTATTGAATTCCACAAGTAAAGCTTTGCCACCAGAGGTGCAGAATTTAAATGCTAGTTCAGATGCTTCTAATAAAATAATTTTAACATGGGATGCGCCTAATTATAAAGATTTTTCTTATTATAAAGTTTATTCTACAAGTTCAAGTTTTCTTCCTTATACTCTTATTGCTAAAACAGATAAAAATTCTTATGAAGATTTGGTTGAGGGTTCAGATAAAACTAAATATTATAAAGTAACCATGGTTGATGTAGATGGATTAGAAGGTCCTATGCCAAAAAATGGAGTTGAAGGAAAAACTTTAGGCATTCCTTCTTCGCCAAGTATTATTTTAGCTCAAAGTACACCAGAAGGAATTAATCTTGAATGGGTTGATGGGGATTCTAGGGCTGTAGAATATGAAGTTAGGCGTTATGGTGGAGAGCAAAATGCTATTTTTAAAGGTATTAAAGAGAAAAAATTAAAAGATATCAAGGCCTTGCCAGGGGTAGAATATAGCTATGAAGTTATTGCAATTGATTCTGCTGGATTGCGTTCAGAACCTTCAAAAAGAGTTAAGGCGGCGCAGTAGTGCCAAATTTTAAAGTTAAAAAAATTAAAGAATTGATTCTACCTTTTAAAAAAGATGAGGTAGAATTAGAGTGGATGGCTGAAAATAATAATGTTATTTTAATATATACTAAAGTAAATGAAGAAAGTTTCTTTTTGCAAATTAAAAAAGAAGAAAATTATTTTATTATTAAGGGTGATAAGCATACTAAACCTTCTAAAATAGCTTATTTGCAAAAATCTTTACAAGTTTTTAAGGACTATTTTTGCAATAGTGAAGATATTGTTAGTGAGGCTTTTGCATTTAAACATAATGCATTAATTGAAAAAACTTCTTTAATTGCGTTTGACTTTGATCAGCTATTATCAAAGATTAAAGGAAGAATTTATATTGAGATAGGTTTTGGATCAGGTAGACATTTACTTTATCAAGCTCAAAATAATCCAGATGTTTTAATAATAGGGGTTGAAATTTATAATCCAGCTATTACTCAAGTGGCTAAATTAGCTAAGAGTCAAAATTTAAGTAATATTATATTAATACAAAGTGATGCTAGGCTTTTGCTTAGCGCACTTAAGTCAAATTCTGTGGAAAAAATTTTTTTACATTTTCCAGTCCCTTGGGATAAAAAACCACATAGACGAGTTATTGCAAAAAATTTTTGTTTAGAATGCGCTAGAGTTTTAGGAAAAAATGGGAGATTTGAACTTAGAACGGATAGTTATGAATATTTTGATTTTACGCTCAAACAATTTTTAAATTTCAACACTCCAAAATTTAGCCTTAAAAAAAATGAAAAACTTGAAATTTCTAGTAAATATGAGGATAGATGGAAAAGACAAAATAAAGATATTTTTGATCTTTGGGTATGGAATTTAGATAGAGTTTGTAGTGAATCAAATTTAGATGATTTTAATTTTTCTGATATTACATTTGATACAAACGATTTAATTTTTTTGGAGAAAAATTTTAAAAATTTTACCCTAAAAGGAGATGATTATTTTTTACATTTTGAAAATTTGTATCAAGCAAAGCGAGGCTTGATTTTTAAAATAGCTTTTGGTGCTTTTAATAAACCTGAACATTGTTATATTTGTGTAAATAATAAAATAGAATTTTTATTCAAAAAGCCTTTTAAGATTAAAGAGAATTTAAAGGCAATGGAAAAATTAAAAAAGGTGCTTAAATTTCATTTTGATATTGCTTGATTTTCTTGAAATTTAAGCAAAAACAAAGCATAATTAAAAAATTTGAAAATTGAAGAGGAATAAAAATGCCCAATTTAATTCAAGCAAATAAACTTTCTTTAGGCTATGATGAATTGGTTATTAAAGAAGCGAGTTTTACTTTTAAGGATGATGATTTTGTTTTTATTACAGGAAAAAGTGGAAGTGGAAAAAGTACACTTTTAAAATCTTTTTATGGAGATTTAGAACTTCTTTCAGGACAACTTCAAGTTTGTGGTTCTTCGATGAAAAAAATTGGAAATTTGGATCTTTTAAAATTACGCCAGAGAATAGGTATTATTTTTCAAGATTATAGACTTATACAAGAATATACAGTTGAAAAAAATGTTATGCTTCCTTTAATGATTAAAGGGTATAGTAAAAAAGTTTGTCAAGATCAAGCAAATAAACTTTTAAAACATGTTAATTTAACTTTTAAAGCTGACAAATTGCCCAATCAATTAAGTGGGGGTGAACAACAACGCGTAGCTATGGCTAGAGCTTTAGCACACAATCCTAAACTTTTATTGTGCGATGAGCCTACGGGAAATTTGGATGAATATTCTTCGGATATTATTTGGACACTTTTAAAATCAGCTAGAGAACTTTTAGGAACTTGTGTAGTTGTAGTTACTCATAGAATACCAGTTAATTTGAGATTAAATTATCGTCGGTTTAACATAGAGAATGGAACAATGAATGAAATTTTTTAGAACGCATTTATCTTTAATTTTACCTTTGCTTTTTATGATGTTTGCATTTGAATTTATTTTGCTTACCAATTCAACTCTAAAATACTATGAAGAATTAGCAAATAAAGATTATAACATTATAGTTGTAAGCTCTAATGAGCTTGATAAAAATATTATTAAAACCAAAATTTCCTCTTTTTCTAGTTTGGAAATTTTAGATCCAAAAAATTTAATTGAACGTTTAAAAAATGATATTTCAGATAAAAATTTAAAAGCATTAAAAAATTCTTTGCCTAAATTTTATAGCATAAAACTAAATCATTTACCTACTCAAAATGAACTTGATGTGATTAAAAATCAACTTTTAAGTATTTCAGGTATTACTAAGATTGAAACTTTTGCTAAAACGCATGATAAGGTTTATTCTTTACTCGTTTTAATGAAATTTGTATTTTGGTTATTTTTAATTATTATTATTGTTCTTTCTTTTGTTTTATTTTTAAAACAGATGAGAATTTGGCTTTTTGAACATACAGAACGTGTAGAAATTATGTGTCTTTTTGGAGCACCATTTTGGTTTAGATCTTTTATGCTTTATAAGATTGTATTTATGGATTGTTTGATCGCTTTTGTTATTTTATTAATATTTTTTACTCAAATTTATGATCTTGAAATTATTCAAAATCATTTAAAAGCTGTGGATATTATATTGCCTCCAATTAATTTTGTTTTACAGCTTAGTCTGATTTTCTTAGCTACTTTATTTGCATGTTTATTATTTGTAAATTCTGTGATGTTTAGGGTTAAAAAATGATAAAAAAGATTTTTTTTATCATTTTGTTTCTTTTTTTAGCTTATGCGCAAATTTATGCAAATGCTTTAAATGAGAAAGCAAAAAATTTAGAAGAAAATAAACGCATACAACAGCAATTAAATAAAAAACTTGAAGATTTAGCAAGCGATATATTAAATGGAGAAAAAACTTTAAAAGATTTAAGTTTTCAAATTCAAACACTTAATTCTCAAACTGCAAAACTTGAAGAAAGCGCAAAAGCCCAATATAAAGAGCTTAATTTGCTGACAACTCAAAATGGTGATCTTTTAAAAAGTAGAGCGAGCATGGAGGGAAAATTAATTGCTTTAATGGCAAAAGATTTTGCTTATGATTTACCCATACCTCAAGGTTATGTTGAAGGTAAAGAAAGTTTTATAGCTTTTGAAATTTTAGGAAAATTAGATAAAGTTTTAAGTAATGAGATTTTTAAACTTTCTAAAGATTATGAAGATGTTAGCAAATTAATTGATGATAAACAAGCACAAATTCAAAAAATTAATGATAATTTAAAAGTTTATAATGCACAAATTGTCAAACTTCAAGATTTAAGAAAAAAGCAAGTTGATGAAATTAATAGGCAAAAAACAGATCGTGCGATTTATGTTAAAAAACTTGAAGATTTACAAGCTCAACAAGATGAATTAAGAAAAACTCTTGATCAATTAAGAATAATACAAAGAAAACAAGCAGAAAAAGAACAAGAAAAATCATCGATTGACAATTCAAAAATTGCGAATAATGATCAAAAAATTCGTCAACTTGGTTCAAGTTATCAAGGTGGTGCAATCAAACGCTACACAGGAAAAAAAACGATAGCGCCTTTGGATTCTTTTACTGTTAAGCAAAAATTTGGAAATTATATCGATCCAATCTATAATATTAAAATTTTTAACGAAAGTGTTGTTTTAAAAAGCAAAAAATCTGATGCTGTGGTTAAAAATGTTTTAAACGGTAAAGTGGTTTTTGCAAAAGATACAAGTATGTTGGCACGTGTTGTTATTGTAGAGCATGATGATGGAATTCATACGATTTATGCACATCTTGATAAAATAGCTCCAAATATTAAAGTAGGAAAAAATATTAAAAAAGGCGCCATAGTGGGTAGAATTAAAAATGATTTAACTTTTGAGGTTACTCAAAAAAATTTTCATATCAATCCTTTAGAATTAATCAGCCTAAATTAGCTTATTTTAATTCACTTTAAACTATAATTTCACGGATTAAGGAGAGATTATGCAGGATAAAAAAAGAGTTTTAGTAAAATTTTCAGGCGAAGCTTTAGCTGGAGAGAATGGCTTTGGAATTGAAAATTCTATCTTAAAATTTATCGCCAATGAGATTAAAGAATTAGTAAAAAATGATATAGAAGTAGGTATAGTAATAGGTGGTGGAAATATTATTAGAGGTGTTTCTGTAGCTAAAGGAGGACTCATTAAGCGTACTAGTGGAGATCATATGGGTATGCTTGCTACTGTAATCAATGCTATTGCAATTCAAGAAGCTCTTGAGAGTTCTGGACTTGATGTTAGGGTTCAAAGTGCAATACAAATGGAAGCATTTTGTGAAACTTATATTATGAGAAGAGCTCATAGACATTTAGAAAAAGGTCGAGTAGTTATTTTTGCTGCTGGAACTGGAAATCCTTATTTTACAACAGATACTACGGCTATTTTAAGAGCTGTGGAAATTAATGCACATATGGTTATAAAAGCAACAAAAGTTAATGGTGTTTATGATAAAGATCCAAATAAATTTAATGATGCAGTATTTTTGCAAACTTTAACTTATGATGAAGCTATGCAGGATAATATTAAAGTTATGGATGATACAGCTATTGCTCTAGCTAAAGATAATTCTTTACCAATAGTAGTTTGCAATATGTTTGAAGAAGGCAATTTGTTAAAAATTATACAGGGTGATACAAGTCTTTGTTCCATAGTTAAAAATCAATAAAAGGAGAAAATAAATGGATTGTAGAATAGAAGAGATAGCAGCAAAAGCTTTAAGAAAAATGGGAGATGATCGCTATCGTTTGTCTTTAGTGGTAGCAAAAAGAGCAGAGCAATTAGCTGATGGAGCCACACCTTTAGTTGATATTGATAAAAATAAATTAAAATTTGCTGATATTGCTTTATTTGAAATAGCAGAAGATAAAATTACTTTAGAGGGTTTAGGTGAGACCGATCGATGAGGATTTATTATTAGAAAAACTCATTGATGATGTTAAAAATTGCAAGGATTTAACAAGAGCAAAAGAGCTTCTTTTTTGCATTTGTGAAAGCGATTCTACTTTAGAGAAAGCAGTAGAATATTGTATATTTTATCATGAAGGACAGACGAGAAAAAGCGGCGAACCTTATGCTATACATCCTATTTTAGTAGCTACCTTAGTAGGGTTTTTAAGTGATAATAAAGCTGCTATTTTGGCTGCTCTTTTGCATGATGTTATTGAAGATACAGAATGTACAGAAGAAGAACTAAATAAAGCCTTTGGACATGATGTTTTAAAATTAGTTTTAGGATTAACTAAAATAATAGAAATTAGAGAAGATAATCTCATTTCTTCTAAATCAAAAAAAAATTTAACTAAATCTGCTTTAACATTTAGAAATATGCTTTTGGCCAGTACTCAAGACGTAGGTGTTTTAATTGTTAAGCTTTGTGATAGATTACATAATATGTTAACCTTAGATGCCTTAAGAGAAGATAAACAAAAAAGAATTAGTGAAGAAACTTTGGTTGTTTATGCTCCTATAGCTCATAGACTGGGTATTTCTAGTATTAAAAATTATTTAGAGGATCTAAGTTTTAAATATTTGATGCCTGATGAATATAATATAATAGATAATTATATAAATTCTAATGATCAGCAAATGCAATTAGGACTTAATGAATTCATTTCAAAAATAGAAATTTTATTTTTAAGCAATGGTTTTAGGCAAGGAAGTTTTAAAATTCAAAAGCGTATTAAGCATAGCTATTCTATTTATCTTAAAATGCAAAGAAAAGGCATAGGTATAGAAGAAGTGCTTGATTTATTAGGTGTAAGAATTTTAGTTGAAAAGGTAAGCGATTGTTATTTAGCTTTGGGAATTTTGCATACAAATTTTAATCCTTTAATTTCCCGTTTTAAAGATTATATAGCTTTACCAAAACAGAATGGATATCAAACGATACATACAACACTTTTTGATACAAAAAATATTATTGAAGCACAAATTAGAACTTTTGATATGCATAAAATCGCAGAATTTGGAATCGCTGCTCATTGGAAATATAAAGAAGATGGTAGTGTTGTTGCACCAAATTTAGATTGGTTGACCGATATTTCAATACAAAGTGCCAATAATCCTCAAAATGCTGAAGATTATAATGCTATTGAGCTTTATGAATATGCTAAAGATAGCCTTTATGTAGAAGATATAGCTGTATATTCTCCAAAAGGAGAAATTTTTACTTTACCTAGAGGCGCTACAGTTCTTGATTTTGCCTATGAAGTGCATACTAAAATTGGACTTCATGCAAAAAGTGCTTATGTTAATCGCATTAGAGTTCCTTTACTTACAGAATTAAAAAACGGAGATATTGTTCGCGTTGTTACTAGCGAAGATAAATTTTATCGTTGTTCTTGGATTGATAGTGTTAAAACAGGAAAAGCAAAAGCTAGTATTAGAGAATTTTGTAAGCAAAAAATAAGAGAAATTAATCTTGCAAGCGCTATTAATATGCTTAGTTTTGTTTTTAGTGTAGATAAAAATAAAATAGAAGCTTGGATAGAAAAAGAAAATTTAGGAAGACGCATACGAGAAGTAGCTAATGATAATATCTATTTTAAAGATATTGTTAATGGGCTTAAAAAATATGCAAAAAAATCTTATTGGTTTGATAAATATGAAATTCAAGAATATAATATAGGAAATTTTTTAATTTACTCCAATCATAAGATAGCAAATGTAGATTTTGACTATTGTTGCCATCCTAAAAGAGGCGATGCAGTAGTTGCTTTTGTAGAGGGTGGAAACGCTATAGTGCATCATAAGCTTTGTGATAGAGCGGAAAAAATGATAGAAAAAAAAAGAGATATGGTTTTTATAAAATGGGATTCTAATATACCGAAATCTTATAAACTTATTTTTTCTTTGGAAAATAAAAAAGGGGTTTTAGCAGAGTTTTTGGCAGTTTTAGCTAAAATGCAAATTAATTTATTAACAATCAATTTAGCAAAAGATATAAATTCAACTGTGGATTATTTTGAAATAACAATGGAAATACCAGAAAATATAAATCCTGATAGTGTTCGTGAGAGATTAAAAATTCATTGTAAAATCTTAGATTTTGTATCTTTAAATGATGCCTATAAAGAAAGTTAAAGGGATAGATAATGAATATAAAAGATATTTTAGCCGAAATTAAAAGAGGATGCGCAGAGATTATTGATGAAGAAAAAATAGAATCATTAATAAAAAATTATTATGAAAAGGGTGAAAATTTTTTCGTTAAAGCAGGTTTTGATCCTACAGCTCCTGATTTACATTTAGGGCATAGTGTGGTTTTAAACAAGATGGCTTTTTTGCAAAAACATGGAGCGATAGTACAATTTTTAATTGGTGATTTTACAGGTCAAATTGGCGATCCAAGCGGTAAGAATGCTACAAGAAAAAAACTAGATAAAGAGCAGGTTTTAATTAATGCAAAAACTTATGAAAAACAGGTTTTTAAAATTTTAGATAAGGAAAAAACTCAGATTAAATTTAATTCTGTATGGCTTAATGAACTTGGAGCTAGTGGTTTAGTGGAACTTACTTCAACTTTTAGTGTAGCTAGAATGCTTGAACGAGATGATTTTACAAAGCGTTTTAAAGAACAAAGTTCTATTAGTATTTGTGAATTTTTATATCCCTTGCTTCAGGGTTATGATAGTGTTTTTTTAAAAAGCGATATAGAAATGGGAGGGACTGATCAAAAATTTAATCTTTTAATGGGTAGACATCTTCAAAGAATTTATAATGTAGGTAAAGAACAAGCAGTGATGATGATGCCTCTTTTAGAAGGATTAGACGGTGTTAATAAAATGAGCAAAAGTTTAAATAATTACATAGGTGTTACAGAAAAACCTAATGATATGTATGCTAAAATTCTAAGCATTAGTGATGAGTTAATGTTTAGATATTATGAACTTTTGAGTCAAAAAACTTTACAAGAACTTGAAGTTATAAAAAATGATATAAAAAATGCTAAATTGCATCCTAAAAAAGCTAAAGAAAATTTAGCTTTAGAAATTGTTGAGCGTTTTTATACAAAAGAAGATGCAATATTTGCAAAAGAAGAATTTGATAGAATTCATAGTGCTAATGCTTTGCCAAGTGAAATTAAAGAATTTGAATTTAAAGGCGAAAGTATTTGGCTGGCCAAAGCATTGGTATTGTGTGAATTAGAAAGTTCAACTTCTGCTGCAAGAAGAAGTATAAGTGCTAATGCAGTGAGTGTGAATTCTCAAAAAATTAATAATGAACAAATGCAATTAAATACTGGAGAATATATTTTACAAATGGGTAAAAGAAAATTTGCAAAATTAAAGGTTAAAGAATGAGTTTTAAATCTCTTCAAATAGGAAAACATTTAATTAAATATCCAATTTTTCAGGGAGGAATGGGTTTAGGTATTAGTTGGGATAAGCTAGCTTCAGCTGTATCTTTAAATGGTGGTCTTGGTATTATTTCATCTGTTGGAACAGGGTATTATGAAAATCGCTCCTATGTAAACAAAGAGCTTAATGCTAAACCTTATGGTAGTGAGAATTTTTATTCAAGAAAAGGTTTACAAGCTTTAATTGATAATGCTAGAAAAGTTTGTGGAGATGCACCTTTGGGGTGCAATATACTTTGTGCAAGCAATGATTATGCAAGAATTGCTAAAGATGCTTGCGAAGTCGGGTTTAATGTGATCGTTTCGGGTGCAGGTCTTCCGACAAATTTACCAGAATTTACTATGGATTTTCCAGATGTCGCTTTAGTTCCTATTGTTTCATCGGCTAAGGCTTTAAAAATTATTTGCAAAAGATGGCAAAATCGTTATAATCGTTTACCAGATGCTATAGTGCTTGAAGGGCCAAAAAGTGGTGGGCATCAAGGTTTTACTTATGAACAGTGTCTTGATCCAAATTATCAATTAGAAAAATTAATCACTCCAGTAGTTGAAGAAGCAAAAAATTGGGGTTCATTTCCAGTAATTGCAGCGGGAGGAATTTGGGATAAAAAAGATATTGAAAATGCAATCGCATTGGGTGCAAGTGGAGTACAGATGGGAACGCGTTTTATAGGTACTTTTGAGTGTGATGCCAGTGATGATTTTAAAAATGTTTTACTTTCTTGTAAAGAAGAAGATATAGAGCTTATTAAATCCCCAGTAGGATATCC is a window from the Campylobacter sp. RM10537 genome containing:
- a CDS encoding RluA family pseudouridine synthase produces the protein MQTFLVDENLRLDIFLAKILKQSRNQVASLIEKKCVKVNDKIQNKNSFKLKIGDEISVEFPPLECKEKSSFDINFDIEILYEDDDLLILNKPPNLVVHGANSVKSLTLVDWLLAKNYTLSNLGGEIRAGLVHRLDKDTSGAILIAKNNFTHQKLSEQLSDKTMGRIYLALIDLSLKEDKIIIEKSLARSQTNAIKKIAVSDKTKGSKYAKSAFINLMSNGDINLIAAKLFTGRTHQIRAHLASINRHILGDKLYGYRGKYEGRVMLHAYFLYFTHPKKKKTIFIKAPLMGDFKEILKNKFILGEIDEKISLESLLKHFNSFI
- a CDS encoding ferrous iron transporter A → MMKKFHLSLCLSILILLFNACSVSQVSNTESSKEVLINESLPKMDNIKTLSDMSNIAFEWEPLYDDNIQGFYLYRCSDEDAQFKLIATIKDKFQTHYVDTNLKPNTKYYYKMRSFDNQGHPSEDGKIFEVSTMPRLEAIPYVQAITNLPNRIKLIWRPHPDLRVNSYIIERSKSNEDNFKKIAEVQNRLSAEYIDKDLKPNENFNYQIIAVSFDGIKSEPSQVLNSTSKALPPEVQNLNASSDASNKIILTWDAPNYKDFSYYKVYSTSSSFLPYTLIAKTDKNSYEDLVEGSDKTKYYKVTMVDVDGLEGPMPKNGVEGKTLGIPSSPSIILAQSTPEGINLEWVDGDSRAVEYEVRRYGGEQNAIFKGIKEKKLKDIKALPGVEYSYEVIAIDSAGLRSEPSKRVKAAQ
- the trmB gene encoding tRNA (guanosine(46)-N7)-methyltransferase TrmB, which translates into the protein MPNFKVKKIKELILPFKKDEVELEWMAENNNVILIYTKVNEESFFLQIKKEENYFIIKGDKHTKPSKIAYLQKSLQVFKDYFCNSEDIVSEAFAFKHNALIEKTSLIAFDFDQLLSKIKGRIYIEIGFGSGRHLLYQAQNNPDVLIIGVEIYNPAITQVAKLAKSQNLSNIILIQSDARLLLSALKSNSVEKIFLHFPVPWDKKPHRRVIAKNFCLECARVLGKNGRFELRTDSYEYFDFTLKQFLNFNTPKFSLKKNEKLEISSKYEDRWKRQNKDIFDLWVWNLDRVCSESNLDDFNFSDITFDTNDLIFLEKNFKNFTLKGDDYFLHFENLYQAKRGLIFKIAFGAFNKPEHCYICVNNKIEFLFKKPFKIKENLKAMEKLKKVLKFHFDIA
- a CDS encoding cell division ATP-binding protein FtsE — its product is MPNLIQANKLSLGYDELVIKEASFTFKDDDFVFITGKSGSGKSTLLKSFYGDLELLSGQLQVCGSSMKKIGNLDLLKLRQRIGIIFQDYRLIQEYTVEKNVMLPLMIKGYSKKVCQDQANKLLKHVNLTFKADKLPNQLSGGEQQRVAMARALAHNPKLLLCDEPTGNLDEYSSDIIWTLLKSARELLGTCVVVVTHRIPVNLRLNYRRFNIENGTMNEIF
- a CDS encoding FtsX-like permease family protein produces the protein MKFFRTHLSLILPLLFMMFAFEFILLTNSTLKYYEELANKDYNIIVVSSNELDKNIIKTKISSFSSLEILDPKNLIERLKNDISDKNLKALKNSLPKFYSIKLNHLPTQNELDVIKNQLLSISGITKIETFAKTHDKVYSLLVLMKFVFWLFLIIIIVLSFVLFLKQMRIWLFEHTERVEIMCLFGAPFWFRSFMLYKIVFMDCLIAFVILLIFFTQIYDLEIIQNHLKAVDIILPPINFVLQLSLIFLATLFACLLFVNSVMFRVKK
- a CDS encoding murein hydrolase activator EnvC family protein, giving the protein MIKKIFFIILFLFLAYAQIYANALNEKAKNLEENKRIQQQLNKKLEDLASDILNGEKTLKDLSFQIQTLNSQTAKLEESAKAQYKELNLLTTQNGDLLKSRASMEGKLIALMAKDFAYDLPIPQGYVEGKESFIAFEILGKLDKVLSNEIFKLSKDYEDVSKLIDDKQAQIQKINDNLKVYNAQIVKLQDLRKKQVDEINRQKTDRAIYVKKLEDLQAQQDELRKTLDQLRIIQRKQAEKEQEKSSIDNSKIANNDQKIRQLGSSYQGGAIKRYTGKKTIAPLDSFTVKQKFGNYIDPIYNIKIFNESVVLKSKKSDAVVKNVLNGKVVFAKDTSMLARVVIVEHDDGIHTIYAHLDKIAPNIKVGKNIKKGAIVGRIKNDLTFEVTQKNFHINPLELISLN
- the pyrH gene encoding UMP kinase, which translates into the protein MQDKKRVLVKFSGEALAGENGFGIENSILKFIANEIKELVKNDIEVGIVIGGGNIIRGVSVAKGGLIKRTSGDHMGMLATVINAIAIQEALESSGLDVRVQSAIQMEAFCETYIMRRAHRHLEKGRVVIFAAGTGNPYFTTDTTAILRAVEINAHMVIKATKVNGVYDKDPNKFNDAVFLQTLTYDEAMQDNIKVMDDTAIALAKDNSLPIVVCNMFEEGNLLKIIQGDTSLCSIVKNQ
- a CDS encoding DNA-directed RNA polymerase subunit omega, which produces MDCRIEEIAAKALRKMGDDRYRLSLVVAKRAEQLADGATPLVDIDKNKLKFADIALFEIAEDKITLEGLGETDR
- a CDS encoding RelA/SpoT family protein; protein product: MRPIDEDLLLEKLIDDVKNCKDLTRAKELLFCICESDSTLEKAVEYCIFYHEGQTRKSGEPYAIHPILVATLVGFLSDNKAAILAALLHDVIEDTECTEEELNKAFGHDVLKLVLGLTKIIEIREDNLISSKSKKNLTKSALTFRNMLLASTQDVGVLIVKLCDRLHNMLTLDALREDKQKRISEETLVVYAPIAHRLGISSIKNYLEDLSFKYLMPDEYNIIDNYINSNDQQMQLGLNEFISKIEILFLSNGFRQGSFKIQKRIKHSYSIYLKMQRKGIGIEEVLDLLGVRILVEKVSDCYLALGILHTNFNPLISRFKDYIALPKQNGYQTIHTTLFDTKNIIEAQIRTFDMHKIAEFGIAAHWKYKEDGSVVAPNLDWLTDISIQSANNPQNAEDYNAIELYEYAKDSLYVEDIAVYSPKGEIFTLPRGATVLDFAYEVHTKIGLHAKSAYVNRIRVPLLTELKNGDIVRVVTSEDKFYRCSWIDSVKTGKAKASIREFCKQKIREINLASAINMLSFVFSVDKNKIEAWIEKENLGRRIREVANDNIYFKDIVNGLKKYAKKSYWFDKYEIQEYNIGNFLIYSNHKIANVDFDYCCHPKRGDAVVAFVEGGNAIVHHKLCDRAEKMIEKKRDMVFIKWDSNIPKSYKLIFSLENKKGVLAEFLAVLAKMQINLLTINLAKDINSTVDYFEITMEIPENINPDSVRERLKIHCKILDFVSLNDAYKES
- the tyrS gene encoding tyrosine--tRNA ligase, giving the protein MNIKDILAEIKRGCAEIIDEEKIESLIKNYYEKGENFFVKAGFDPTAPDLHLGHSVVLNKMAFLQKHGAIVQFLIGDFTGQIGDPSGKNATRKKLDKEQVLINAKTYEKQVFKILDKEKTQIKFNSVWLNELGASGLVELTSTFSVARMLERDDFTKRFKEQSSISICEFLYPLLQGYDSVFLKSDIEMGGTDQKFNLLMGRHLQRIYNVGKEQAVMMMPLLEGLDGVNKMSKSLNNYIGVTEKPNDMYAKILSISDELMFRYYELLSQKTLQELEVIKNDIKNAKLHPKKAKENLALEIVERFYTKEDAIFAKEEFDRIHSANALPSEIKEFEFKGESIWLAKALVLCELESSTSAARRSISANAVSVNSQKINNEQMQLNTGEYILQMGKRKFAKLKVKE